A genomic segment from Lignipirellula cremea encodes:
- a CDS encoding leucine-rich repeat domain-containing protein: MNTSIRMPFSVGMMLLASVFGEQLQAEDLPVHPDDLKIVRRIAAHEKLDALPVPAPRGWPQVEAPVTVRFAGAGDRSRHALTVGCNEDGRVTHLVGNGPLLCNEAFAWIAGMPELRVIRIDHNIPRPQSGVDHQLYDGSGLIALKDSKLEEIKIGHAFDDDGMAALAELTSLRVAWIGHSRATDAGIAHLAAHPRLEQFKISSQGRPNCVTEKCLATLATLPKLRRLGLQETFVTYEGGLKHLAKLTGQLEFVSLKMTLVLPADVEKLKADHPGLEVETSTPAEILENPNARGVARWASPAAVKYLQSRSAE; this comes from the coding sequence ATGAATACATCCATTCGAATGCCCTTTTCAGTTGGAATGATGCTGTTGGCGTCGGTCTTCGGCGAGCAGCTTCAGGCAGAGGATCTGCCGGTTCACCCGGACGACCTGAAGATTGTGCGGCGCATCGCCGCCCACGAGAAGTTGGACGCGTTGCCGGTGCCGGCTCCCCGGGGATGGCCGCAAGTGGAAGCTCCCGTCACGGTGCGTTTTGCGGGAGCCGGAGATCGCAGCCGCCACGCTTTGACGGTCGGTTGCAACGAAGACGGCCGGGTGACGCATCTGGTGGGCAACGGCCCCTTGCTCTGTAACGAAGCGTTCGCCTGGATCGCCGGCATGCCGGAGTTGAGGGTGATCCGCATCGATCACAATATACCCCGGCCGCAGAGTGGGGTCGACCATCAGCTCTACGATGGCTCCGGCCTAATCGCCTTGAAGGATTCAAAGCTGGAAGAGATTAAGATCGGTCACGCCTTTGACGACGACGGCATGGCGGCGCTAGCAGAATTGACGTCCCTCCGGGTCGCTTGGATTGGCCATAGCCGAGCTACCGACGCCGGCATCGCGCATCTGGCGGCGCACCCGCGTCTCGAGCAGTTCAAGATTAGCTCGCAGGGCCGGCCGAACTGCGTCACCGAGAAATGCCTGGCCACCCTCGCGACGTTGCCAAAACTGAGGCGGCTTGGTTTGCAAGAGACGTTCGTTACTTACGAGGGCGGACTCAAACATCTGGCGAAACTGACGGGTCAGCTGGAATTCGTATCGTTGAAAATGACGCTCGTTCTGCCGGCCGATGTGGAAAAGCTCAAGGCCGATCATCCAGGACTGGAAGTGGAAACTTCGACGCCGGCCGAGATTCTGGAAAACCCCAACGCCCGGGGCGTCGCCCGCTGGGCCAGCCCGGCCGCGGTGAAGTACTTGCAGTCAAGGTCGGCCGAGTGA